The proteins below come from a single Deltaproteobacteria bacterium RBG_16_64_85 genomic window:
- a CDS encoding peptide deformylase, translating to MAILPILKFPDPLLQQKSAPVALVTPELSAVIGDLMDTLRASQGGVGISAPQVGVLKRIVAVDVSSSKRGATVENHGLLILINPEILAKGGRQIVREGCMSIPDYTANIERAQWVLVDALDREGKQVILESVGFEAVAIQHEVDHLDGILFLDRVASLKTDLFRRKKYR from the coding sequence ATGGCCATCCTTCCGATCCTAAAGTTCCCCGACCCCTTGCTGCAGCAGAAATCCGCTCCCGTGGCTCTGGTTACGCCGGAGCTGTCCGCGGTGATCGGCGACCTGATGGACACTTTGCGGGCCTCTCAAGGAGGGGTGGGAATCTCCGCCCCGCAGGTGGGCGTTCTCAAACGCATCGTGGCGGTCGACGTTTCCTCGAGCAAGCGCGGCGCGACGGTGGAGAACCACGGGCTTCTCATCCTGATCAACCCCGAGATCCTCGCGAAAGGGGGACGGCAGATCGTGCGGGAGGGATGCATGAGCATCCCGGATTACACCGCCAACATCGAACGGGCCCAGTGGGTCCTTGTAGACGCCCTCGACCGGGAGGGGAAGCAGGTGATCCTGGAATCCGTTGGGTTCGAGGCGGTGGCGATCCAGCACGAGGTGGACCACCTGGACGGCATCCTCTTCCTGGACCGGGTGGCCTCCCTCAAGACGGACCTGTTCCGCCGGAAGAAGTACCGCTGA